A portion of the Hydractinia symbiolongicarpus strain clone_291-10 chromosome 10, HSymV2.1, whole genome shotgun sequence genome contains these proteins:
- the LOC130612446 gene encoding uncharacterized protein LOC130612446 isoform X3 — translation MATAVPPTGSSHHALIANNEYQIKLVTLLNECCDHLREILHDPARGNMPRDKKQLYLSLKKYTKDLNHLKRDQLEIVFPQDKETDSGLFDITILCDVLINCCHGIQAPIGGWRTRKPQPNDFSVGAEIIRIRNERNIVMHGRAITSAQYNRLWNAIEGILKRLGYDITKIRDLKSGCLKDLDLFKIEIMKAVTEILNFNVNKNQDNIKQNQDDIKANKDDIQQNEDGITQNQDDIKANKDNIQQNEDGIKQNQDDIKANKDNIQQNEDGIKQNQDDIKANKDNIQQNEDGIKQNQDDIKANKDNIQQNEDGIKQNQDDIKANKDNIQQNEDGIKQNQDDIKANKDNIQQNEDGIKQNQGDIKANKDNIHQNEDGITQNQDDIKANKDNIQQNEDGIKQNQDDIKANKDNIHQNEDGIKQNQDDIKANKDSIQQNEDGIKQNQDDIKANKDSIQRNEDGITQNQDDIKANKDNIQKNKGGITQNQDDIKANKDNIQQNEDGIKQNQGDIKANKDNIQQNKDGIKQNQDDIKTNKDNIQQNEDGITQNQGDIKANKDNIQQNEDGIKQNQDDIKANKDNIQQNEDGIKQNQDDIKANKDNIQQNEDGIKQNQGDIKANKDNIHQNEDGITQNQDDIKANKDNILQNEDGITQNQDDIKANKDNILQNEDGITQNQDDIKANKDSIQQNEDGITQNQDDIKANKDNIQQNEDGITQNQDDIKANKDNIHQNEDDIKQNQGDIKANKDNILQNEDGIKQNQDDIKANKDNIHQNEDGITQNQDDIKANKDNILQNEDGITQNQDDIKANKDSIQQNEVGITQNQDDIKANKDNIQQNEDGITQNQDDIKANKVNIQQNEDGIKQNQGDIKANKDNIQQNEDGIKQNQDDIKANKDNIQQNEDGIKQNQDDIKANKDNILQNEDGITQNQDDIKANKDSIQQNEDGITQNQDGIKANKDNIHQNEDGIKQNQDDIKANKDSIQQNEDGIKENKDNYNRFAAEVEIVKQTISSSSCDQKSSQLTETIKEQPSYMLLKNFHGDFVIKFDDDCFNWSAQSIQTIITKNFTRQSKELNFGDDYFVEEKEGKLLLLIYNHKSINAESINGLSITLVDSESKTHLISIEDIKLVQAHMCETSHFDVTTHNSRRISEQIKCIVGAEREEADIEFICGGSLQTMEPKEYEAFERDYIQRYFTVNGKCMEEPLQFPPPMQNVTHSLFAQKITDVIIELQHLFTIFTHYNTKEHIRFLKLDKEFSLSLESTITDNKRILLVLPNYIVNIRYTETTDAVRIQDEVKAGEEDLKELSIITKKYLKNGHLKMVNVVAAPHFEDIENIHLCVDCNLLSKKTLAEDRNMMKFFSNILQSSQAQKKVQDNKERYINIVGKVMCFMATRKALYSVPSLSKNVHEQISSLILSPQQLRHLYNNSLKKIIIGPLGSGKTVLALAHLEIAYERSENRSIIYYVVWDGNTLLKRDIVNHTKRFNFKAAVEVVVKDNVELAQDMKMNEVPTPYQLIESLVKKHVDQNLHLIIDELNGELLNKEESSLLKHYLETEDKLNNSFIIFFPQSIEKHRTLISHQKVTIHDKYKYEETGMEVLKLNRAMRTTRIIFQFLKAFENKVEQDKVTMKLPDQKSKDAISTKTKIEKKTNLFSKFWQQLKQPQEQRRQQQQQLQQPPPPQQQQEQGQTTSSNVTPIIKGEEKVFETPVDIDVVAASIQDGDLSGNVRIDISLKFNTAYSIGHNIEGTKPLLIHPANTPTTDKEFIPMLALVLQDVCLHHATKRLFIYNTFPQKDIFYRILKLLKIDFLHYDKYTDWKVLNCDDIIVKNPLQSQNYNLLTTIEGSRGVEAAECICIIESNDCKLKHLTLEAMSRATQNLVLVSASNVYQSDTVKSSTGHIISKLLTEHLVEYNVEVSNDEDTEIPFTKSIKSNNKIVFNIKPQYWKFKKMIKDLEHVGFQATDERLNAHEIVRKNLYPPGKVSNIICSYLSSTSCILRWQQDADKYTVSRQESNSLSWNNLVTDFSCNQYIVDYMVIGESCKFCVIAKNHLGVSDDSIVSYRHKLPNVKGVRFKDIVEIIKSNDIKKLKKLLSIHPNIIHMRGEYKNTPLMWTVCHTNNTSMVEILISYGSDVWAEDRLTFNSYHLAALYDRHTILDMLCRHDVTNINRVDVSNRTPLHYAAEFGHISCVDVLLRHENIDVAIKDYCGRTAFDFAGWVNEQKREIIRRKIKEYEDRTK, via the exons ATGGCAACGGCAGTACCTCCAACAGGATCTTCTCACCACGCATTGATCGCAAACAATGAATATCAAATTAAATTGGTCACGCTTCTCAACGAATGTTGTGACCACTTACGTGAAATTTTACATGACCCAGCCCGTGGTAATATGCCAAGGGATAAGAAACAATTATATctgtcattaaaaaaatatacgaaAGATTTAAACCATCTGAAAAGAGATCAGCTGGAAATCGTTTTTCCACAAGATAAGGAAACAGATTCGGGATTGTTTGACATCACTATTTTATGTGACGTTCTAATTAATTGTTGTCACGGTATACAAGCACCAATCGGTGGGTGGAGGACCAGAAAACCGCAACCGAACGATTTCAGTGTCGGTGCGGAGATCATTCGAATCAGAAATGAGCGGAATATTGTTATGCATGGAAGAGCAATAACTTCAGCACAATATAATCGGTTATGGAACGCCATAGAAGGTATATTAAAAAGACTCGGATATGACATAACGAAAATTAGAGATTTGAAGTCTGGTTGTTTAAAAGACTTGGACTTATTTAAGATTGAAATTATGAAAGCAGttactgaaattttaaatttcaatgttaacaaaaaccaagacaatataaaacaaaatcaagatgacatcaaagcaaataaagatgatattcagcaaaacgaagatggtattacacaaaatcaagatgacatcaaagcaaataaagataatattcagcaaaacgaagatggtattaaacaaaatcaagatgacatcaaagcaaataaagacaatattcagcaaaacgaagatggtattaaacaaaatcaag atgacatcaaagcaaataaagataatattcagcaaaacgaagatggtattaaacaaaatcaagatgacatcaaagcaaataaagacaatattcagcaaaacgaagatggtattaaacaaaatcaagatgacatcaaagcaaataaagataatattcagcaaaacgaagatggtattaaacaaaatcaagatgacatcaaagcaaataaagataatattcagcaaaacgaagatggtattaaacaaaatcaaggtgacatcaaagcaaataaagacaatattcatcaaaacgaagatggtattacacaaaatcaagatgacatcaaagcaaataaagataatattcagcaaaacgaagatggtattaaacaaaatcaagatgacatcaaagcaaataaagacaatattcatcaaaacgaagatggtattaaacaaaatcaagatgacatcaaagcaaataaagacagtattcagcaaaacgaagatggtattaaacaaaatcaagatgacatcaaagcaaataaagacagtattcagcgaaacgaagatggtattacacaaaatcaagatgacatcaaagcaaataaagacaatattcagAAAAACAAAGGTGGTATtacacaaaatcaagatgacatcaaagcaaataaagataatattcagcaaaacgaagatggtattaaacaaaatcaaggtgacatcaaagcaaataaagataatattcagcaaaacaaagatggtattaaacaaaatcaagatgacatcaaaacaaataaagataatattcagcaaaacgaagatggtattacacaaaatcaaggtgacatcaaagcaaataaagataatattcagcaaaacgaagatggtattaaacaaaatcaagatgacatcaaagcaaataaagataatattcagcaaaacgaagatggtattaaacaaaatcaagatgacattaaagcaaataaagacaatattcagcaaaacgaagatggtattaaacaaaatcaaggtgacatcaaagcaaataaagacaatattcatcaaaacgaagatggtattacacaaaatcaagatgacatcaaagcaaataaagataatattctgcaaaacgaagatggtattacacaaaatcaagatgacatcaaagcaaataaagataatattctgcaaaacgaagatggtattacacaaaatcaagatgacatcaaagcaaataaagacagtattcagcaaaacgaagatggtattacacaaaatcaagatgacatcaaagcaaataaagataatattcagcaaaacgaagatggtattacacaaaatcaagatgacatcaaagcaaataaagataaTATTCACCAAAACGAAGAtgatattaaacaaaatcaaggtgacatcaaagcaaataaagataatattctgcaaaacgaagatggtattaaacaaaatcaagatgacattaaagcaaataaagacaatattcatcaaaacgaagatggtattacacaaaatcaagatgacatcaaagcaaataaagataatattctgcaaaacgaagatggtattacacaaaatcaagatgacatcaaagcaaataaagacagtattcagcaaaacgaagttggtattacacaaaatcaagatgacatcaaagcaaataaagataatattcagcaaaacgaagatggtattacacaaaatcaagatgacatcaaagcaaataaagttaatattcagcaaaacgaagatggtattaagcAAAATCAaggtgacatcaaagcaaataaagataatattcagcaaaacgaagatggtattaaacaaaatcaagatgacatcaaagcaaataaagacaatattcagcaaaacgaagatggtattaaacaaaatcaagatgacatcaaagcaaataaagataatattctgcaaaacgaagatggtattacacaaaatcaagatgacatcaaagcaaataaagacagtattcagcaaaacgaagatggtattacacaaaatcaagatggcatcaaagcaaataaagacaatattcatcaaaacgaagatggtattaaacaaaatcaagatgacatcaaagcaaataaagacagtattcagcaaaacgaagatggtattaaagaGAATAAAGATAATTATAATCGATTTGCAGCCGAAGTGGAAATAGTAAAGCAAACTATTTCTTCATCATCATGTGATCAGAAGAGTTCTCAGTTGACAGAAACTATAAAAGAACAACCCAG TTATATGCTACTAAAAAATTTTCATggagattttgtaataaaatttgaTGATGACTGCTTCAACTGGTCTGCACAAAGTATACAAACTATTATTACTAAAAATTTTACAAGACAATCAAAAGAACTTAATTTCGGCGACGATTATTTTgtagaagaaaaagaaggaaaactATTACTGCTTATTTACAATCACAAATCTATCAATGCTGAATCTATCAATGGGTTATCCATTACGTTAGTTGACAGTGAAAGTAAAACTCATTTGATTTCAATTGAAG ATATTAAATTGGTCCAAGCGCATATGTGTGAAACCAGCCATTTTGATGTAACAACGCACAACAGTAGAAGAATATCTGAACAGATAAAATGCATTGTAGGAGCAGAAAGAGAAGAAGCAGATATTGAATTTATATGTGGTGGTAGCCTGCAAACAATGGAACCTAAGGAGTACGAAGCATTTGAAAGAGATTACATCCAGCGTTATTTCACCGTCAATGGTAAATGCATGGAAGAACCACTCCAATTTCCACCTCCAATGCAAAACGTCACACATTCCTTATTCGCACAAAAGATAACGGATGTTATAATCGAATTACAACATTTGTTTACAATATTTACGCATTATAACACGAAGGAACATATTCGATTTCTAAAACTGGATAAAGAATTTTCTTTGAGTTTGGAAAGCACAATTACTGATAACAAAAGAATTCTACTTGTGTTGCCAAATTATATCGTCAACATTAGATACACAGAAACAACCGACGCAGTTAGAATACAAGATGAAGTCAAAGCGGGCGAAGAAGACTTGAAGGAGCTATCTATCATcactaaaaaatatcttaaaaatggtCACCTGAAAATGGTTAATGTTGTAGCTGCACCACATTTCGAAGATATCGAAAATATCCACCTTTGTGTAGACTGCAACCTACTCTCCAAGAAAACTTTGGCTGAGGATAGAAATATGATGAAgttcttttcaaatattttgcaaagctCACAAgcacaaaaaaaagttcaggatAACAAGGAACGGTATATCAACATAGTCGGTAAAGTCATGTGTTTTATGGCTACAAGAAAAGCACTCTATTCTGTTCCTTCACTCAGTAAAAACGTCCACGAACAAATAAGCTCGTTAATACTTTCTCCACAGCAACTCCGTCATTTATACAAcaactctttaaaaaaaattataatcggTCCTTTAGGCAGTGGTAAGACAGTGCTAGCTTTAGCACATTTGGAAATTGCTTACGAGCGCTCTGAGAATAGATCGATCATATACTACGTAGTTTGGGACGGCAACACATTGCTGAAACGGGATATTGTCAATCATACTAAAAGATTTAATTTCAAAGCCGCTGTCGAAGTTGTTGTAAAGGATAATGTCGAGTTAGCTCAGGATATGAAAATGAATGAAGTGCCAACACCGTACCAGTTAATAGAGTCATTGGTTAAGAAACATGTTGACCAAAACCTGCATCTAATAATTGATGAATTAAATGGAGAGTTATTGAATAAGGAAGAATCATCTTTGCTTAAACACTATCTGGAGACTGAAGACAAATTAAATAACTCCTTCATCATTTTTTTCCCACAATCCATTGAGAAACATAGAACATTAATTTCACACCAAAAAGTCACAATACATGACAAGTACAAGTATGAAGAAACAGGAATGGAAGTATTAAAACTTAACAGAGCAATGAGAACAACCCGGATAATCTTTCAGTTTTTAAAGGCTttcgaaaataaagtagaacAAGACAAGGTAACAATGAAGCTTCCCGATCAGAAATCAAAAGATGCAATATCCACCAAaacaaaaatcgaaaaaaaaacgaATCTCTTTTCCAAATTTTGGCAACAACTGAAACAACCACAAGAACAACGGCgacaacaacagcagcagctGCAGcaaccaccaccaccacaacaacaacaagaacaagGACAAACTACCAGTAGCAATGTCACGCCGATAATAAAAGGAGAAGAAAAAGTATTTGAAACACCGGTTGATATTGATGTCGTTGCAGCTTCCATACAAGATGGGGATCTTTCGGGTAATGTTAGAATTGACATTTCCTTAAAATTTAATACAGCGTATTCAATCGGTCATAATATCGAAGGAACAAAACCGTTATTAATACATCCGGCAAATACTCCGACAACAGACAAAGAGTTTATACCAATGTTAGCGCTTGTTTTACAAGATGTATGTTTACATCATGCCACTAAACGTTTGTTCATATATAACACATTCCCTCAAAAGGATATTTTCTACAGAATActaaaactgttaaaaattgattttcttcaCTACGACAAGTACACTGACTGGAAAGTTTTAAATTGTGATGATATTATAGTTAAAAATCCCTTGCAGAGTCAAAATTATAACCTGCTCACTACTATTGAGGGAAGTCGTGGAGTTGAAGCAGCCGAATGCATCTGTATAATTGAAAGCAATGATTGCAAGTTAAAACATTTGACGTTAGAAGCAATGTCCAGAGCAACACAAAATCTGGTCCTTGTTTCAGCGTCCAACGTCTACCAATCGGATACAGTAAAATCATCAACTGGTCATATCATCAGTAAACTGTTAACTGAACATTTGGTTGAATACAATGTAGAAGTCTCAAATGATGAAGATACGGAAATACCGTTCACAAAGTCTATAAAAAGTAacaataaaatagtttttaacatAAAACCACAATAttggaaattcaaaaaaatgataaaagattTGGAACATGTTGGTTTTCAGGCAACGGATGAACGCCTAAATGCGCATGAGATCGTTAGGAAAAa cCTTTATCCTCCTGGAAAAGTGAGCAATATAATTTGCTCATATTTGTCAAGTACATCATGTATATTGAGATGGCAACAGGACGCTGATAAGTACACCGTTAGTAGACAAGAAAGTAATAGTTTAAGCTGGAATAACTTAGTAACTGACTTTTCTTGCAATCAATACATCGTTGATTACATGGTTATTGGTGAATCGTGCAAGTTTTGTGTAATTGCTAAAAATCATCTTGGTGTATCTGATGACAGCATTGTGTCTTATCGTCACAA ACTTCCAAACGTTAAGGGTGTCAGATTTAAAG